In one Bacillota bacterium genomic region, the following are encoded:
- the yabQ gene encoding spore cortex biosynthesis protein YabQ, with amino-acid sequence MDLQVAMLLITVLIGVGIGVAYDIYRGLRRAARSGQAFTAAGDILFWIAATILVFRGLVIGNGGELRSYVFVGAGAGLYIYFQLASAAILWTMIWFWRTILAVFRVIWLAGRTVCGWTAEGAAVAGGAVRSWSLAAGRAVTAAVAGGAGRFRRPRPPGQ; translated from the coding sequence GTGGATCTCCAGGTGGCGATGCTCCTGATCACCGTGCTGATCGGGGTCGGCATCGGAGTCGCATACGATATCTATCGGGGTCTGCGGCGGGCCGCTCGAAGTGGCCAGGCCTTCACCGCGGCCGGCGACATCCTCTTTTGGATCGCGGCGACCATCCTCGTTTTCCGGGGGCTCGTCATCGGCAACGGGGGCGAACTTCGGTCTTACGTCTTCGTGGGTGCCGGCGCCGGCCTCTACATCTACTTCCAGCTGGCCAGCGCGGCCATACTGTGGACGATGATCTGGTTTTGGCGGACCATCCTGGCCGTTTTCCGAGTGATTTGGCTGGCCGGGCGGACCGTCTGCGGGTGGACGGCCGAGGGAGCGGCCGTCGCCGGTGGGGCGGTCAGGTCTTGGAGTCTGGCTGCCGGCCGGGCCGTCACGGCCGCGGTCGCCGGTGGGGCCGGCCGGTTCCGCCGACCGCGACCACCTGGCCAGTGA
- a CDS encoding lytic transglycosylase domain-containing protein — MHPFPAPLELFVGGRRPSRRPIWSRLGGLLGGLGRALVSVVASPAVILSDLFNPENQLARRWVIGYLVLATLARLADIGVAATVDRQNRAATAILSRYSALRGQVRDLPYAQDITFYAIRNDLDPSLVAAIIRVESDFDANARSKAGAKGLMQISPAVWRMFNPDSSCDGLHAPPATSSDCIYDPAGNIRTGAAYLRRLLDTFHGDFILAFAAYNAGAGTVQSAVARSGPSGDGLPPYEETRAFVRDVLNYWSGRSLEALTPTGAGFFKALPALRQSLPLVDLGAWSLLAVWLVVKWPRRRW, encoded by the coding sequence GTGCATCCCTTCCCTGCCCCTCTGGAACTCTTCGTCGGCGGCCGGCGACCTTCTCGCCGGCCGATTTGGTCTCGGCTCGGTGGGCTCCTTGGCGGGCTCGGCCGGGCCTTGGTCAGTGTGGTGGCCAGCCCGGCGGTGATCCTCAGCGACCTCTTCAATCCCGAGAACCAGCTGGCCCGCCGCTGGGTCATCGGCTATTTGGTCCTGGCCACCCTGGCCAGGCTGGCCGACATCGGGGTGGCGGCGACCGTCGACCGGCAGAACCGGGCGGCCACGGCCATCCTCAGCCGCTACTCGGCCCTCAGAGGACAGGTCCGCGACCTGCCCTATGCCCAGGACATCACCTTCTACGCCATCCGCAACGACCTCGACCCGTCCCTGGTGGCGGCGATTATCCGGGTCGAGAGCGACTTCGACGCCAACGCCAGGTCGAAGGCGGGGGCCAAGGGGTTGATGCAGATCAGCCCGGCGGTCTGGCGGATGTTCAACCCCGATTCGAGCTGTGACGGCCTACATGCCCCGCCGGCCACTTCGTCCGACTGCATCTACGACCCGGCCGGCAACATCCGGACCGGGGCAGCCTACCTTAGACGACTCCTTGACACCTTCCATGGCGACTTCATCCTGGCCTTTGCCGCTTACAACGCCGGCGCCGGCACGGTTCAGTCGGCCGTGGCGAGATCCGGCCCTTCGGGCGACGGGCTCCCCCCATATGAGGAGACCCGGGCCTTTGTCCGCGACGTCTTGAACTACTGGTCCGGGCGGAGCCTGGAGGCCCTTACACCGACTGGAGCAGGTTTCTTTAAGGCCCTCCCCGCCCTGAGGCAGTCCTTGCCCCTGGTGGATCTCGGAGCATGGTCTCTATTGGCGGTCTGGCTAGTGGTCAAATGGCCGCGTCGGCGGTGGTGA
- the yabP gene encoding sporulation protein YabP, translating into MEDKDLNQDEQHVLSISNREAVTVNGVLEMISFDDQEIILNTDLGTLTLKGEELHIKTLNLDLGTLEVEGLVNGVNYGPKKAAKGKGKGIIDRLLR; encoded by the coding sequence ATGGAGGACAAGGACCTAAACCAGGATGAGCAGCACGTCCTGTCGATCAGCAATCGTGAGGCCGTGACCGTCAACGGCGTCCTGGAGATGATCAGCTTCGACGATCAAGAGATCATCCTCAACACCGACCTGGGGACGCTCACCCTGAAGGGCGAAGAGCTCCACATCAAGACCCTCAACCTGGACCTCGGAACCCTCGAGGTCGAAGGGCTCGTCAATGGGGTCAACTACGGTCCTAAGAAAGCGGCCAAGGGTAAGGGTAAGGGGATCATCGACCGCCTCCTCCGCTGA
- a CDS encoding SpoIID/LytB domain-containing protein, whose amino-acid sequence MNGKGLSRWWWVGALALVGLGLIAVRAARGPAAKPLPTIIEPTVTINYDRTGRQASLKIEDYLVGVVAAEVPGDWPVEAVRAQAIVARTYTMKRLAEGGVKSLHGTDVCDNPDHFQAYDASRTNETVRRAVADTRGQVITYRGNYILAWFHANSGGRTATPQEGLDWKGEATPYLTNVKDVAGSEGFSPWTASFTKADIRSAVIRVTGTDPGSFTSIGITKRGPSGRAMALVMGGAAVSGPQLRIALGSEKLKSTLIDQISVLGENVTFSGRGFGHGVGMAQDGARALATQGRKAADIVRFYYRSVQVVTRWR is encoded by the coding sequence TTGAACGGAAAGGGGCTGAGCCGGTGGTGGTGGGTTGGCGCGCTGGCCCTCGTCGGGCTGGGCCTCATCGCCGTACGCGCCGCCCGTGGGCCGGCCGCGAAGCCCCTCCCGACGATCATCGAGCCCACGGTGACCATCAACTACGACCGGACCGGCCGGCAGGCCAGTCTCAAGATCGAGGACTATCTGGTCGGAGTGGTGGCCGCGGAGGTCCCGGGGGATTGGCCGGTCGAGGCCGTCCGAGCCCAGGCCATCGTGGCCCGGACCTACACGATGAAGCGGCTGGCGGAGGGTGGGGTGAAGAGTCTTCACGGCACGGACGTCTGCGATAACCCCGACCATTTCCAGGCCTATGATGCCAGCCGGACCAACGAGACCGTCCGCCGGGCCGTCGCCGACACTCGGGGCCAGGTCATCACCTACCGGGGCAACTACATCCTGGCTTGGTTCCATGCCAATAGCGGGGGACGCACCGCCACCCCACAGGAGGGCTTGGACTGGAAGGGTGAGGCCACCCCGTACCTGACGAACGTCAAGGACGTCGCCGGGTCGGAAGGGTTCAGCCCGTGGACCGCCAGCTTCACCAAAGCTGACATACGATCGGCGGTGATCAGGGTGACCGGAACGGACCCCGGCAGCTTCACCAGCATCGGGATCACCAAGCGAGGACCGTCGGGCCGGGCCATGGCCCTGGTCATGGGCGGGGCCGCGGTCTCCGGCCCGCAACTGAGGATCGCCCTCGGCAGCGAGAAGCTCAAGTCGACCCTCATCGATCAGATCTCGGTGCTCGGCGAGAACGTCACCTTCAGTGGCCGCGGTTTCGGCCACGGCGTCGGGATGGCTCAGGACGGAGCCAGGGCCCTGGCCACTCAGGGGCGGAAGGCGGCCGACATCGTCCGCTTCTACTACCGATCGGTCCAAGTCGTCACTCGCTGGCGATGA
- a CDS encoding RNA-binding S4 domain-containing protein, translated as MRLDKFLKVSRVIKRRTVAKQACEGGRVTINGKSGKAASEVEAGDVVTVSFGERFLKFKVLEVKAAVPAARAKELYEVLEERGFEKGGSDQD; from the coding sequence ATGCGTCTCGACAAGTTCCTTAAGGTCAGCCGGGTAATCAAGCGGCGGACGGTGGCCAAGCAGGCGTGCGAGGGCGGACGGGTGACGATCAACGGGAAGTCGGGCAAGGCAGCCAGCGAAGTCGAGGCCGGGGACGTCGTCACGGTCAGCTTCGGGGAACGCTTCCTCAAGTTCAAGGTCCTCGAGGTCAAGGCGGCGGTCCCCGCCGCCAGGGCCAAGGAGCTCTATGAGGTCTTGGAAGAACGAGGCTTCGAGAAGGGCGGGTCGGACCAGGACTAG
- a CDS encoding HU family DNA-binding protein, with the protein MNKTDLVNSVAEKAGLRKADAEKAVNAVFEAIEDALGKGDKVALVGFGTFEVRRRAARTGRNPQTGEAISISEAKVPAFKAGKSLKDTVDKR; encoded by the coding sequence TTGAACAAGACGGATCTGGTGAATAGCGTGGCGGAGAAGGCCGGTCTGCGCAAAGCGGACGCGGAGAAGGCCGTCAACGCGGTCTTCGAGGCCATCGAGGATGCCCTCGGCAAGGGGGACAAGGTAGCCCTGGTGGGGTTCGGCACTTTCGAGGTGCGGCGCCGGGCGGCCCGCACGGGCCGGAACCCTCAGACCGGCGAGGCCATCAGCATCAGCGAGGCCAAGGTGCCGGCCTTTAAGGCGGGGAAATCGCTGAAAGATACGGTCGACAAGAGGTAA
- the mazG gene encoding nucleoside triphosphate pyrophosphohydrolase, which produces MSDIDRDLEGRGNDEGRTAGSAFERFMEVVRRLRGEGGCPWDREQTHRSLKPYLIEEAYETIEAIDAGKPDKLSEELGDVLLQVALHAVIGEEEGDFGPDDVIAGITEKMIRRHPHVFAGVKVADSQEVLRRWDRIKQKEKEGRSEDEPRGLMAGIPRELPALMRAIKVQERAARKGFTWPTAAGAIDKAKEELAELALGYGREDQVRIGDEIGDLLFALVNLARLAGVEPEEAITQTTTRFAARFEVVEEEALRAGRRVEELGASELLRLWQKAKGNHRRRGD; this is translated from the coding sequence TTGAGCGACATCGACCGGGATCTTGAGGGGCGAGGCAATGACGAGGGACGGACCGCCGGTTCGGCCTTCGAGCGTTTCATGGAGGTCGTCCGCCGCCTCCGTGGCGAGGGCGGCTGCCCGTGGGACCGTGAACAAACCCACCGGAGCCTGAAGCCGTACCTCATCGAGGAGGCCTACGAGACGATCGAGGCCATTGATGCCGGGAAGCCGGACAAGCTGTCCGAGGAACTCGGCGACGTCCTCCTGCAGGTGGCCCTGCACGCGGTCATCGGGGAGGAGGAAGGGGACTTCGGGCCGGACGACGTCATTGCCGGGATCACCGAGAAGATGATTCGGCGCCATCCGCACGTCTTCGCCGGGGTCAAGGTGGCCGACAGTCAAGAGGTCCTGCGCCGCTGGGACCGGATCAAGCAAAAAGAGAAAGAAGGCCGGTCTGAAGATGAACCCCGCGGGCTCATGGCCGGCATCCCGAGGGAACTGCCGGCTCTGATGCGGGCCATCAAAGTCCAGGAAAGGGCGGCCCGTAAGGGCTTCACGTGGCCGACCGCGGCCGGGGCCATCGATAAGGCCAAGGAGGAGTTGGCAGAACTGGCTTTGGGATACGGGCGGGAAGACCAGGTTAGAATAGGTGACGAAATCGGCGACCTCCTCTTCGCCCTAGTCAACTTGGCCCGCCTGGCGGGCGTCGAGCCAGAAGAGGCGATCACTCAGACCACGACCAGGTTCGCCGCCCGGTTTGAAGTCGTCGAGGAGGAAGCTCTCAGGGCAGGCCGCCGAGTCGAGGAACTCGGGGCCTCGGAGTTATTGAGGCTATGGCAGAAGGCCAAAGGAAACCATCGAAGACGGGGGGATTGA